Proteins co-encoded in one Meiothermus sp. genomic window:
- a CDS encoding DUF4397 domain-containing protein, whose protein sequence is MLWTRWIAGLVLVLGFVLAQGGTAYVRFAHLVPDAPAVDIVSGGNKVFEAQAFKDVTYYAEVPAGSLTLTVQTTGQNPAKVADVTIRVQAGKYYTVMALGTASTLQARLVEDRIAPAEGVAKVRVIHASPDAPAVDVALKGGPVLFRNLAFNQLSGYGIVPAGVYNLEVRPTGTRTVALPLEGVGFEGGKVYSVFAVGLLAGETLEVIVVEDSFGSP, encoded by the coding sequence ATGCTTTGGACAAGGTGGATTGCAGGCTTGGTGCTGGTACTTGGTTTTGTGCTGGCCCAGGGGGGTACAGCCTACGTGCGCTTTGCCCACCTGGTGCCCGATGCACCCGCGGTGGATATCGTCTCGGGGGGTAATAAGGTCTTCGAGGCTCAGGCCTTCAAAGATGTCACCTACTACGCCGAGGTGCCCGCTGGCAGCCTGACCCTGACCGTGCAGACCACCGGGCAGAACCCCGCCAAGGTGGCCGATGTGACCATCCGGGTGCAGGCGGGTAAGTACTACACGGTGATGGCCCTGGGCACGGCCTCCACCCTCCAGGCCCGCCTGGTCGAAGACCGCATCGCCCCCGCCGAGGGGGTGGCGAAGGTTCGTGTGATCCATGCCTCGCCGGACGCGCCCGCGGTGGATGTGGCCCTCAAGGGGGGGCCGGTGTTGTTCCGCAACCTGGCCTTCAACCAGCTCTCGGGCTATGGCATTGTTCCGGCGGGGGTGTACAACCTCGAGGTGCGCCCCACCGGCACCCGCACGGTTGCGCTGCCGCTCGAGGGGGTGGGGTTTGAGGGCGGCAAGGTCTACAGTGTGTTTGCGGTGGGCCTGCTGGCTGGAGAAACCCTCGAGGTCATCGTGGTGGAGGACAGCTTCGGCAGTCCATAG
- a CDS encoding DUF2256 domain-containing protein: MRRKGFKSHLPTQLCPVCGLPFQRRKKWARNWDTVKYCSQRCKRQAEGRLA; this comes from the coding sequence ATGAGGCGTAAAGGCTTCAAATCCCACCTACCCACCCAACTCTGCCCCGTCTGCGGCCTGCCCTTCCAGCGGCGCAAGAAATGGGCCAGGAACTGGGATACGGTCAAGTACTGCTCCCAGCGCTGCAAGCGCCAGGCCGAAGGGAGGCTGGCGTGA
- a CDS encoding DUF3800 domain-containing protein, with product MLLFLDESGTDHKEAPYEVLAGIAVSERKAWSLIEAIREAQLETFGVELVEVLKEFKGSQLLHRKKFRLASQLPDMDSTSRRELALSLLEKGKRSRETGRPEQISRAELTAYAQASLHYAMTLLDLCADYKVRVFASIIEPSAPLPSEPVLRKDFAYLFERFYYSLGDAAPAEHGLLVFDELDITQSRRINTQMQRYFRDTRKGQQRAKRILPEPFFVHSDLTTLVQVADLVAYCLNWGWRLTGKMNHPTRPELEPYGQKAANLQYKGKPRKAKDGRCYPVYGICYLDDLRPRGERVSLEPSSVLGGEP from the coding sequence GTGCTACTATTTTTAGACGAGAGCGGAACCGACCATAAGGAGGCTCCCTACGAGGTATTAGCAGGTATTGCGGTTTCTGAGCGCAAAGCATGGTCGCTAATTGAAGCTATCCGCGAAGCCCAGCTCGAGACCTTTGGGGTCGAGCTGGTGGAGGTGTTGAAGGAGTTCAAGGGCAGTCAACTACTGCACCGTAAAAAGTTCCGCCTCGCATCGCAGTTGCCTGATATGGACTCCACAAGCCGCCGTGAACTGGCCTTGTCGCTGCTAGAGAAGGGCAAGCGCTCGAGGGAAACCGGTAGGCCCGAGCAGATTTCCCGCGCCGAACTCACTGCCTATGCTCAAGCCTCGCTGCACTATGCCATGACCCTGCTTGACTTGTGCGCTGATTACAAGGTTCGGGTTTTCGCTAGCATTATCGAGCCTTCCGCGCCCTTGCCCAGCGAACCCGTGTTGCGAAAAGATTTTGCCTACCTATTCGAGCGCTTCTATTATAGCCTCGGGGACGCAGCTCCCGCAGAACACGGCCTATTGGTCTTCGATGAACTCGACATAACCCAGTCGCGCCGGATCAATACTCAGATGCAACGCTACTTCCGCGACACCCGCAAGGGTCAGCAGCGGGCCAAGCGCATCTTGCCTGAGCCGTTTTTTGTTCATTCCGACCTAACCACCTTGGTACAAGTAGCCGATTTAGTAGCCTACTGCCTCAACTGGGGTTGGCGCTTAACAGGCAAAATGAACCATCCCACCCGCCCAGAACTTGAGCCTTACGGTCAAAAAGCGGCCAACCTTCAGTACAAAGGCAAACCCCGTAAAGCCAAGGATGGCAGATGCTATCCCGTATACGGTATTTGCTACCTAGATGACCTGCGGCCCCGCGGGGAGCGGGTCAGCCTCGAGCCAAGTTCAGTGTTGGGAGGGGAACCGTAA
- a CDS encoding alpha/beta hydrolase has translation MRAWILLMMGLLGLGLAQPARWEGQPEYRAIPGVTTAAGAALDRSYVLVYPAQGTPRGTLIFVPGFLGGATNFDILARRLVLAAPGWAVWAWDRRANGLEDRRGFTTPDPWAYYQNYPLPEFPFLKDWGLRVHLEDLERVVNQARSSGPVVLAGHSLGASLASLYALYRGDTIRGLILLDGAPRLIPLTREQYFGGTEGGFGRLAGLNDLLEGKAPPYINAFGLNPVGFAQAEAQAFMTAQDPQADAPPGWAPFRASRLAAALYRVDERYALSPIFAVSVGQATGREGINLLSLAVGSLVYTIRGPRGGRVEWRDSGEATDPLEFINAYANPVTGFSEWFFPYRLSLDISAYDTAMPELQPRAVPYPVLALGAGRGLLPQVSNFRSVGEVFPSTNLDIRILPGLTHLDILTSRKGDVVGPIAQYLQGVR, from the coding sequence ATGCGTGCATGGATTCTGCTAATGATGGGGCTGCTGGGGTTGGGCCTGGCCCAGCCAGCCCGCTGGGAGGGCCAGCCCGAGTACCGGGCCATTCCGGGAGTCACGACTGCCGCCGGGGCGGCTCTGGACAGAAGCTACGTGCTGGTCTATCCGGCCCAGGGCACCCCACGCGGCACCTTGATCTTTGTTCCGGGTTTCTTGGGGGGCGCCACCAACTTTGATATTCTGGCCCGGCGATTGGTGCTGGCCGCGCCGGGCTGGGCAGTCTGGGCCTGGGATCGGCGGGCCAACGGCCTCGAGGATCGCCGGGGCTTCACCACGCCCGACCCCTGGGCCTACTACCAGAACTACCCACTGCCCGAGTTTCCCTTCCTCAAGGACTGGGGGCTGCGGGTACACCTGGAGGATCTCGAGCGGGTGGTGAACCAGGCCCGCTCGAGCGGCCCGGTGGTGCTGGCCGGGCATTCGCTGGGGGCCAGCCTGGCCTCGCTCTACGCCCTGTACCGGGGTGATACCATCCGCGGCCTGATTTTGCTCGACGGTGCACCCCGCCTGATTCCCCTCACACGCGAGCAGTATTTTGGCGGTACCGAAGGTGGGTTTGGCCGGCTGGCCGGGCTCAATGATCTGCTGGAAGGTAAAGCACCTCCCTACATCAACGCTTTCGGGCTGAACCCGGTGGGCTTTGCCCAGGCCGAGGCCCAGGCTTTCATGACCGCACAAGACCCCCAGGCCGACGCCCCTCCCGGCTGGGCGCCCTTCCGGGCCAGCCGGCTGGCCGCGGCCCTGTACCGTGTGGACGAGCGCTACGCCCTCTCGCCCATCTTTGCCGTCTCGGTGGGGCAGGCCACCGGGCGCGAGGGCATCAACCTGCTGAGCCTGGCGGTGGGCAGCCTGGTTTATACCATCCGGGGCCCGCGCGGTGGGCGGGTGGAGTGGCGCGACAGCGGCGAGGCCACCGACCCGCTGGAGTTCATAAACGCCTACGCCAACCCGGTTACGGGTTTCTCGGAGTGGTTTTTTCCCTACCGGCTTTCGCTCGATATCTCGGCCTATGACACCGCCATGCCCGAGCTCCAGCCGCGCGCGGTGCCGTATCCGGTGCTGGCCCTGGGCGCGGGGCGGGGTTTGCTGCCGCAGGTGAGCAATTTTCGCAGCGTGGGGGAGGTATTCCCCAGCACCAACCTGGACATTCGCATCCTGCCCGGCCTGACCCACCTGGACATCCTTACCAGCCGCAAGGGGGATGTGGTGGGCCCCATCGCCCAGTACCTGCAGGGGGTGCGCTAG
- a CDS encoding deoxyribodipyrimidine photo-lyase has product MNLVWHRADLRLHDNPALAEALRTGPAVGLVVLDPNILQNTTPRRRAWFYRNTLALREAYAARGGLLLVRSGLPWEVLPQIVTELGIQRVFAVRNSTPYARFRDQKVGEALLGRICWLPGQYIHEPGSIVKPNGGAYTVFTPYSRRWWAAPEPVLLEAPDRFPPLHLPPDYNPGHLPQETSDVPLPPAGEAAALEALEVFLRDKLPHYHQTRDGLAGEGVSRLSYYFTLGVLSPRLAARKALQVGGEGARKWVNELCWRDFSGDLLYHRPQMMTQAFDPRWEGLPWNDDSGLFEAWLHGQTGIPVVDACMRELQATGFLSNRGRMVVAQFAVKLALLPWQKCERAFRNLLLDGDNASNLQGWHWAGGLGVDAAPYFRVFNLITQAETHDPQGLWLKRWVPESGGRAQPYKTPVIDLDAARRRYLAAAEGIAKG; this is encoded by the coding sequence ATGAACCTAGTCTGGCACCGCGCCGACCTTCGCTTGCACGACAACCCCGCCCTGGCCGAGGCCTTGCGAACCGGCCCTGCTGTGGGGCTGGTGGTTTTGGATCCCAATATTCTGCAAAACACCACCCCCCGGCGGCGGGCCTGGTTCTATCGGAACACCCTGGCCCTGCGCGAGGCCTATGCGGCGCGGGGGGGCCTCCTGCTGGTGCGCAGCGGCCTGCCCTGGGAGGTTTTGCCCCAGATAGTAACCGAGCTGGGCATTCAGCGGGTATTTGCCGTGCGGAACTCGACCCCCTATGCCCGGTTTCGTGACCAGAAGGTGGGGGAGGCGTTGCTGGGGCGCATCTGTTGGCTGCCGGGTCAGTACATCCACGAGCCGGGAAGCATCGTCAAGCCGAACGGGGGAGCCTACACGGTTTTTACGCCCTATTCCAGGCGCTGGTGGGCAGCCCCGGAGCCGGTTTTGCTCGAGGCCCCCGACCGCTTTCCACCCCTCCACCTGCCACCCGACTACAACCCAGGGCACCTTCCCCAGGAAACCTCGGACGTGCCCCTGCCACCCGCGGGCGAGGCGGCGGCCCTGGAGGCGCTCGAGGTCTTCTTGCGCGATAAACTGCCCCACTACCACCAGACCCGCGACGGGCTGGCCGGGGAGGGGGTCTCGAGGCTCTCCTACTACTTCACCCTGGGGGTTCTTTCGCCCCGGCTGGCCGCCCGTAAAGCCCTGCAGGTGGGGGGGGAGGGGGCCCGCAAATGGGTCAACGAGCTGTGCTGGCGCGACTTTAGCGGCGACCTGCTCTACCACCGCCCGCAGATGATGACCCAGGCCTTCGACCCGCGCTGGGAAGGCCTGCCCTGGAACGACGATAGCGGGTTGTTTGAGGCCTGGCTGCACGGCCAGACCGGCATCCCGGTGGTGGATGCCTGCATGCGTGAGCTACAGGCCACCGGCTTTCTGTCTAACCGGGGGCGCATGGTGGTGGCGCAGTTTGCGGTCAAGCTGGCTTTGCTACCCTGGCAGAAATGCGAGCGGGCCTTCCGCAACCTGCTCTTAGATGGCGACAACGCCTCCAACCTGCAGGGCTGGCACTGGGCGGGGGGGCTGGGGGTGGACGCGGCCCCCTACTTTCGGGTGTTCAACCTGATCACCCAGGCCGAGACCCACGACCCCCAGGGATTGTGGCTAAAGCGCTGGGTGCCCGAGTCGGGGGGCCGGGCCCAGCCCTACAAAACCCCGGTTATTGACCTGGACGCGGCCCGCAGGCGGTATCTGGCGGCTGCGGAGGGGATCGCCAAGGGCTAG
- a CDS encoding SDR family NAD(P)-dependent oxidoreductase, which yields MNTLLLGATGGIGQALARGLAGRVGRLWLSGRNGAVLAALAHDLGALAVPTELAHELEVQALAQEVGPLDLLIYAAGAVQKASLREQGMDDLERLSAANLTGLALVLKYATFNPQARGVLLGVYPELIAVPGLSGYVATKLGAEGLLNVARKEFCREGVRFCLVRLPAVATGLWGPLGGAPKNALHPDEAAARILEGVLSEPMPDVLEVR from the coding sequence ATGAATACCTTGCTGTTGGGCGCGACGGGGGGCATCGGGCAGGCTCTGGCGCGGGGACTGGCCGGGCGGGTGGGCCGGTTGTGGTTATCGGGCCGCAACGGCGCGGTTCTGGCCGCTCTGGCCCATGACCTGGGGGCCCTGGCCGTGCCCACCGAGCTGGCCCACGAGCTCGAGGTGCAGGCGCTGGCCCAGGAGGTAGGGCCGCTGGATCTGCTCATCTACGCGGCGGGGGCGGTGCAGAAAGCCAGCCTGCGCGAGCAGGGGATGGACGACCTCGAGCGCCTCTCCGCCGCCAACCTGACGGGCCTGGCCCTGGTGCTCAAATACGCCACCTTTAACCCGCAGGCACGGGGGGTGCTGCTGGGGGTTTACCCGGAGCTGATTGCCGTACCGGGTTTGTCGGGGTATGTGGCGACCAAGCTGGGGGCCGAGGGGCTTTTGAACGTGGCCCGCAAGGAATTCTGCCGCGAAGGGGTGCGCTTTTGCCTGGTGCGGCTGCCCGCGGTAGCCACCGGCCTCTGGGGCCCCCTGGGGGGTGCGCCCAAAAACGCCTTACATCCAGACGAGGCTGCGGCGCGTATCTTAGAGGGTGTCCTGAGCGAGCCTATGCCGGACGTGCTCGAGGTCAGGTAG
- a CDS encoding fasciclin domain-containing protein: MKLRTLLVIGSLALAALGLTLTNAQSTTQNQTIAQIVATNPNFSTLLAAVQAAGLVETLSGPGPFTVFAPTNEAFAKIPKADLDKLLADKAALTKVLTYHVVAGRVPSSQVVTLKEAKTVQGQSVTIEVKDGKVILNGNSTVTVVDIQASNGIIHVIDTVLLPK, translated from the coding sequence ATGAAGCTAAGAACCCTGCTCGTGATCGGTAGCCTTGCCTTGGCCGCACTGGGCCTCACCCTGACCAACGCCCAGAGCACCACCCAGAACCAGACCATTGCCCAGATAGTGGCCACCAACCCCAACTTCAGCACCCTGCTGGCTGCGGTGCAGGCGGCGGGCCTGGTGGAGACCCTCTCAGGCCCGGGCCCCTTTACGGTATTCGCGCCCACCAACGAAGCCTTTGCCAAGATCCCCAAGGCCGACCTGGACAAGCTCCTGGCCGATAAAGCCGCCCTTACCAAGGTGCTGACCTACCACGTGGTGGCGGGGCGGGTGCCCTCGAGCCAGGTGGTCACGCTCAAGGAGGCCAAAACCGTGCAGGGCCAGAGCGTGACCATCGAGGTCAAGGATGGCAAGGTGATCCTGAACGGTAACTCGACCGTTACTGTGGTGGATATCCAGGCCAGCAACGGCATTATTCACGTGATTGATACGGTTTTGCTACCCAAATAG
- a CDS encoding dipeptidase gives MIVDAHLDLAHNVVDLGRDLTLPLSELRQRDTHTDIPVVTLPALREGKVGVCFATLWVDPRRYPEPQSAHTQALRQLEVYLRWEEQGWVRILRSQADLTRHLALWPEDRVTALVILIEGAECVREPGEVAFWKAQGVRLIGPAWNRTRYCGGTREPGGLSALGMELLQAMDEQGLALDFSHMDEQAFWEALEVFQGPVCATHSNPRALLGGEGLEFSNRHLSDAMIRAIGARGGVIGTVLYGFFLDHTWKRGMERVKLDVVGKHMTHTASLIGWDRVGLGSDFDGGFGLNENPHGLDTPADLQKIAALVPEAFQSGVLGENWLRWLQGIF, from the coding sequence ATGATCGTAGACGCCCACCTCGACCTCGCCCACAACGTAGTAGACCTGGGGCGCGACCTCACCCTACCGCTCTCAGAGCTACGCCAGCGCGATACCCACACCGATATACCCGTCGTAACCCTACCGGCCCTGCGCGAAGGGAAGGTTGGGGTCTGCTTTGCCACCCTGTGGGTAGACCCCCGCCGCTACCCAGAGCCCCAAAGCGCCCACACCCAGGCCCTCCGGCAACTGGAGGTGTACCTGCGCTGGGAAGAGCAGGGCTGGGTGCGCATCCTGCGCAGCCAGGCCGACCTGACCCGGCATCTGGCCTTGTGGCCCGAGGACAGGGTCACAGCCCTGGTCATTCTGATTGAAGGCGCCGAGTGCGTCCGCGAGCCCGGCGAGGTGGCTTTCTGGAAGGCCCAGGGAGTGCGGCTGATTGGCCCCGCCTGGAACCGCACCCGCTACTGCGGCGGCACCCGCGAGCCCGGCGGCCTGAGCGCGCTGGGGATGGAACTGTTGCAAGCCATGGACGAGCAAGGGCTGGCCCTGGACTTTTCCCACATGGACGAGCAGGCTTTCTGGGAGGCCTTGGAGGTCTTCCAAGGCCCGGTCTGCGCCACCCACAGCAATCCACGGGCTCTGCTGGGGGGGGAGGGGCTCGAGTTCTCCAACCGCCACTTGAGCGATGCCATGATCCGAGCCATTGGGGCGCGGGGCGGCGTAATTGGCACGGTGCTGTATGGGTTTTTCCTCGACCACACCTGGAAACGCGGCATGGAACGGGTGAAATTGGATGTTGTCGGTAAGCATATGACCCACACCGCCAGCCTGATTGGCTGGGACAGGGTGGGCCTCGGTTCCGACTTCGACGGCGGCTTTGGCCTGAACGAGAACCCCCACGGCCTCGATACACCCGCCGATCTACAAAAAATCGCCGCGCTGGTTCCCGAAGCCTTCCAAAGCGGTGTGCTGGGGGAGAATTGGCTGCGCTGGCTGCAGGGTATATTTTGA
- a CDS encoding YceI family protein, translating into MRNWLVLLWLALLAGGAQAQTGQFTIEGRVTYAASYNLGRWEGSNTSVRGTVRWNPQTGEASGQVCVELGRFDSGNPLRDADARGVFDVNRFPLSCLEVERLTQTGEDALLLGTLEISGTRRPVRIAGKLTHEGSAYRFVGGFNTSFSEWRLTPPSLLFLRVNDPVEVRLEARALPR; encoded by the coding sequence ATGCGCAATTGGCTAGTGTTGCTCTGGCTGGCTTTGCTGGCGGGCGGTGCCCAGGCCCAGACCGGCCAGTTCACCATCGAGGGGCGCGTGACCTATGCAGCCAGCTACAACCTGGGCCGCTGGGAGGGCAGCAACACCAGTGTGCGCGGTACGGTGCGCTGGAACCCCCAGACCGGCGAGGCCTCGGGCCAGGTTTGCGTGGAGCTGGGCCGCTTCGATTCGGGCAACCCCTTGCGCGATGCCGACGCGCGGGGGGTCTTCGACGTCAACCGCTTTCCCCTGAGCTGCCTGGAGGTGGAGCGCCTGACCCAGACCGGCGAGGACGCCTTGCTGCTAGGAACGCTGGAAATTAGCGGAACCCGCCGCCCGGTGCGCATAGCCGGCAAACTCACCCACGAGGGCAGCGCCTACCGCTTTGTGGGGGGGTTCAACACCAGCTTCTCGGAATGGAGGCTGACCCCCCCAAGCCTGCTCTTTTTGCGGGTCAACGACCCGGTGGAGGTGCGCCTGGAGGCTCGAGCGCTCCCGCGTTAA
- a CDS encoding bifunctional diguanylate cyclase/phosphodiesterase, whose amino-acid sequence MLTWLKLRRLELLLGLGFVLVYALAFPLLYQTLNHGALHLALPGVALLSWGLGLGGALGVGLAMPFLHLGLLQATGVPWDSSLREVMLVMGAVGLLTCLVVGLFRFQYDRRWAAEAAMRQSRAQAEARNLELALFSKVRDGLARDLEPLALMRGVVDALQEHPRFDSIAVYRPEAASLRLLWAGGRQTLPEQFEPTHEIVHRAAHLAETVVMYSTEERSKAGLLGERSLVAVPLPVKGKVVGVLVVGSAHTDLEPRDVRFLEGVAGQLSLAIDRAQVYEALREQEAIYRTLMETLPDAVALYDGSRLLYLNPVGLRGLGYERLEEVVGQPLTKFVHPDSLPRVAERVQRILGGERDQLEEIRLLTRDGRELEVEAQGVRVQIAGHEQVLISIRDVGERKRQQARIEYLAYHDPLTDLPNRRKLWEVAESIFVADRRKRETPALIYLDLDNFKLVNDTLGHQAGDELLRQLAQRIREVLRQDDLLARMGGDEFAVLLPSADHTSAMAAARRIVEVFDYPFSLGEHAIHAQASLGVALYPEHGQTLDELARAADVAMYQAKQAQTQVAVYDPAQDINSIERLKTIQQLRKTIQQGQFLIQYQPILNIAERYINKWEALVRWEHPTRGLLRPAEFVPLAEESGLIGELDLAVLKQAVQDQKRLGGELTINFSAVTLAHPNWVREVVRALVDEALQPSMLWLEITESALLPERQKWLGGLVALRGLGVRVALDDFGMGYSSLAHLKQVPVDLIKIDKSFVAEIGQSQTSEDILRAMLQLASAFGLKTLAEGVENRTQLEWLARHGCHYAQGYYIGLPVSVEQAVEAAFTKAY is encoded by the coding sequence ATGCTGACCTGGTTGAAGCTGCGCAGGCTCGAGCTGCTGCTGGGCCTGGGTTTCGTGCTGGTATATGCCCTGGCCTTTCCGCTCCTTTACCAGACCCTCAACCACGGTGCACTGCACCTGGCTTTGCCGGGGGTGGCCCTGCTGAGCTGGGGCCTGGGCCTGGGGGGGGCATTGGGGGTAGGCCTGGCGATGCCCTTTCTGCACCTGGGCCTGCTGCAAGCAACGGGCGTTCCGTGGGACTCGAGCCTGCGGGAAGTGATGCTGGTGATGGGGGCGGTGGGCCTGCTGACCTGTTTGGTGGTGGGCCTGTTTCGGTTTCAGTACGACCGCCGCTGGGCTGCTGAGGCGGCCATGCGGCAAAGCCGGGCCCAGGCCGAGGCGCGCAACCTCGAGCTGGCCCTCTTCTCCAAGGTGCGCGACGGGCTGGCCCGCGACCTCGAGCCGCTGGCCCTGATGCGCGGGGTGGTGGATGCTCTGCAGGAACACCCGCGCTTCGACAGCATTGCCGTCTATCGGCCCGAGGCTGCCTCTTTGCGGCTGCTCTGGGCTGGGGGCCGACAAACCCTGCCCGAACAGTTCGAGCCCACCCACGAGATCGTGCACCGGGCGGCCCACCTGGCCGAAACGGTGGTGATGTACAGCACCGAGGAGCGCAGCAAAGCCGGTCTGCTGGGCGAGCGCAGCCTGGTGGCGGTTCCGCTGCCGGTCAAGGGCAAGGTGGTGGGGGTGCTGGTGGTGGGCAGTGCCCATACCGACCTCGAGCCGCGCGACGTGCGTTTTCTGGAGGGGGTGGCGGGGCAGCTCAGCCTGGCTATTGACCGGGCCCAGGTCTACGAGGCCCTGCGCGAACAGGAGGCCATCTACCGCACCCTGATGGAGACCCTGCCCGATGCAGTCGCCCTCTACGACGGCTCCAGGCTGCTGTACCTCAACCCGGTGGGCCTGCGCGGGCTTGGTTACGAGCGCCTGGAGGAGGTGGTGGGCCAGCCCCTCACCAAATTTGTTCATCCCGACTCGCTGCCGCGCGTGGCGGAGCGGGTGCAGCGCATTCTGGGAGGGGAACGGGATCAACTCGAGGAAATTCGCTTGCTCACCCGGGATGGGCGAGAGCTCGAGGTCGAGGCCCAGGGGGTGCGGGTGCAGATCGCAGGCCACGAGCAGGTCTTGATCTCCATCCGCGATGTGGGCGAGCGCAAGCGCCAGCAGGCCCGCATCGAGTACCTGGCCTACCACGACCCCCTCACCGACCTCCCCAACCGCCGCAAGCTGTGGGAGGTGGCCGAGAGTATTTTTGTGGCCGACCGGCGCAAGCGCGAGACCCCGGCCCTGATCTACCTCGACCTCGACAACTTCAAGCTGGTCAACGATACCCTGGGCCACCAGGCGGGCGACGAACTCTTGCGCCAACTGGCCCAGCGCATCAGAGAGGTCTTGCGCCAGGACGACCTGCTAGCCCGCATGGGCGGGGACGAGTTCGCGGTACTGCTGCCCTCGGCGGATCACACCTCGGCCATGGCTGCCGCAAGGCGCATTGTCGAGGTGTTTGATTATCCCTTTTCGCTGGGCGAGCACGCCATTCACGCGCAGGCCAGCCTGGGGGTGGCGCTCTACCCCGAGCACGGCCAGACCCTGGATGAACTGGCCCGCGCCGCCGATGTGGCCATGTACCAGGCCAAGCAAGCCCAGACCCAGGTGGCCGTCTACGACCCTGCCCAGGACATCAACTCCATCGAGCGCCTGAAGACCATCCAGCAGTTGCGCAAAACCATCCAGCAGGGCCAGTTCCTCATTCAGTACCAGCCCATCCTGAACATCGCCGAGCGCTACATCAACAAGTGGGAAGCCCTGGTGCGCTGGGAGCACCCCACCCGCGGCCTGCTGCGCCCGGCTGAGTTTGTGCCGCTGGCCGAGGAGTCGGGCCTGATTGGCGAACTGGATCTGGCCGTGCTGAAACAGGCGGTGCAGGACCAGAAGCGGCTGGGTGGCGAGCTGACCATCAACTTTTCAGCCGTCACGCTGGCCCACCCCAACTGGGTGCGGGAGGTGGTGCGTGCGCTGGTGGACGAGGCCCTGCAGCCCAGCATGCTGTGGCTCGAGATCACCGAGTCGGCCCTGCTGCCCGAGCGGCAAAAATGGCTGGGGGGGCTGGTGGCGTTGCGCGGCCTGGGCGTGCGGGTGGCCCTGGACGATTTTGGCATGGGCTACTCCTCGCTGGCCCACCTCAAGCAGGTGCCGGTAGACCTAATCAAGATTGACAAAAGCTTTGTGGCAGAGATCGGCCAAAGCCAGACCTCGGAAGACATCCTGCGGGCCATGCTGCAACTGGCCAGCGCCTTTGGCCTCAAGACCCTGGCCGAGGGGGTGGAGAACCGAACCCAGCTCGAGTGGCTGGCCCGCCACGGCTGCCACTATGCCCAGGGCTACTACATCGGCCTGCCGGTCTCGGTGGAGCAGGCGGTTGAGGCTGCTTTTACCAAAGCCTACTGA